A part of Cystobacter fuscus DSM 2262 genomic DNA contains:
- a CDS encoding type VI immunity family protein: MVSKRYPKLRQALPDGRLVLREGLSLCFFMRRPHDDISQAVTRALDLYLDAVGHEKLGWYVDMGGDISPEEYKGWAGDVRPLDGGLWAKVRGELSSRDSCILRLEEYENQVGGFHFEYHGRPREDLDLPGFVSAVSFWMPTEYLETRGPEHVKALAVALARELPLTSGYASLAFNHLLESKPVMHFIREQCFRYPGMDVHRLDTTSMNMGESVPGAYWLNFYGQPLLDQLGGVAGLRARLALPEVSIEEAGAEKALVSLGKWPEAGDVEQQEEMKPYRALAGVLEPYLYEKPGSQDTARRWQRRFLD, encoded by the coding sequence ATGGTGAGCAAACGATATCCGAAGCTCAGGCAAGCCTTGCCTGATGGTCGATTGGTGCTGCGCGAAGGACTCAGCCTCTGTTTCTTCATGCGGCGCCCGCACGACGACATATCTCAGGCCGTCACGCGCGCTCTGGACCTCTATCTCGACGCAGTGGGACACGAAAAGCTGGGCTGGTACGTGGACATGGGAGGCGACATCTCTCCCGAAGAGTACAAGGGATGGGCGGGGGACGTGCGGCCCCTGGATGGCGGACTCTGGGCGAAGGTTCGCGGTGAACTAAGCTCTCGCGATAGCTGCATCCTGCGGTTGGAGGAGTACGAAAACCAGGTAGGTGGTTTTCATTTCGAGTACCACGGCAGGCCGAGAGAAGACCTCGACCTGCCAGGTTTCGTGAGCGCGGTGTCCTTCTGGATGCCCACCGAGTACCTGGAGACCCGTGGACCCGAGCACGTCAAGGCCCTGGCTGTGGCGCTCGCACGAGAACTCCCTCTCACCTCTGGCTATGCCAGCCTTGCGTTCAACCATCTCCTGGAGAGCAAGCCGGTCATGCATTTCATCCGCGAGCAATGCTTCCGCTACCCAGGGATGGACGTACATCGCCTCGACACCACATCCATGAACATGGGAGAGAGCGTGCCGGGCGCCTACTGGCTGAACTTCTACGGGCAGCCACTGCTCGATCAACTTGGCGGCGTGGCAGGTCTTCGGGCGCGGCTGGCTCTTCCAGAGGTGTCTATCGAAGAAGCAGGCGCGGAGAAGGCGCTGGTTTCTCTGGGGAAATGGCCTGAAGCGGGCGACGTGGAGCAACAGGAAGAGATGAAACCCTACCGCGCCCTGGCTGGGGTGTTGGAACCCTACCTGTACGAGAAACCCGGTTCCCAAGATACCGCACGACGCTGGCAGCGCCGCTTCCTCGACTGA